The Lewinellaceae bacterium nucleotide sequence TTACGCTTCGAATACGTCTTTGGCCCCAGCCCCTACCCCGGTGCCCCAAGTGCCAATCTTATCCTCATTGATAAGGATACGCCCTTCGAAGCTGCGGGAATTCCGATCATTCCTCTGGAAGTGATTCACGGCAAATTGCCCGTTCTTGGATTTCGCTTTGGAAATTTCGCCTACGTTACGGATGCAAAAACCATTGCCGAAGAGGAAATGAAAAAGCTGGAAGGAGTGGGGTATCTTGCATTAAACGCTTTGCAACAAACCCAGCACCACGCCCATCTGACCCTGGAGGAAGCGCTGGAGGTAATTGCGAAAATAAAGCCCCGAAAAGCTTATATCACCCACATCAGCCATAGAATGGGCAAACAATCAGCAGTAGAGCCGACCCTTCCGGAAGGAGTGTACTTTGCTTATGACGGGCTGCAGGTAGAGTGTGGGTAGAAAGAATGTAGTTGACCGGCTTTAAATTGACATTTTGAAAATTTAATCGCTGAAAATAAAAGCAGATGCAGCGCACCATAACTTTTGTTGTCCTGAAAAAATTATATATCCAGGGGCAGAGCACCGCAACCTAAATGCTCCAAAAACCACCTGAATATTTTAAATTGTTTCATTCCCGGTTAATCACTTCTCCTTCACCAACAGCCAAACGGTCCCTCCTAAGTTTTCCACTCCGCCGTTCGCATTAATATCAAAACGGATATCCTCAAAATACAACCGTACCACAAGTTCTTCATTTTCCAGATCCAGCCTGATCTCTTCCGCCTCCTTATATGGATCCAGAGGTCGGTTTTTTGCCAGGTTTTTAGCAAAACCTTCCAGGTCAACCGCTATTGATTTCCCGTTTTGATTCACAGAGAAACCTTCTTTCTTTTTAAATAACAGGCTGGGTTCATCATTTTCGTCACTACTTTCCACAGAAAAGTACTGTTTCCTCATCAGGTTGTATCCTTCAATATCAAATACCTGTAAGTAATTCCCGTAATAAGAGAACCGCTCCAGAGAGTCTTCTGCCGTGGGTTCCATGTTCCATTGGTAACGATAGGTCATACCAAGTTCACTCATCACACCTGCACCCAGCCGCTCCCGGGAATAAGCATTATTGTCTGCCGAATCCTTACGCAGGGTTTTCAGATCAAAAGAAAGATAAGGCTGTAGCCGATCCATATCTTCCCGGTCGTCCAAAAAATCCAAAAAGGAAGACAATTCTTTTTCCATTTCAAGGGTGGGTCTTTGCGTCCCCAGGGTTATCTTTCCATTTTGTAATAATCCATATTTTTCCAACACAAGTTCCATACGATTCAACTGACTGATTCGTGCCACGGGAAAAGCCGTAAAAACAGCAAGCATGGTTAGCAAAAACAAGGAAACAGGGATCACGCGGATATCGTCTTTTTTGCTCAGCAGGAAATAGGCGATAATACCAGTCAGCCAAATGGCCAACAGCAACACGAAGTAGCGCTCTTCAGTTATGCCATATTGTTGTAATCGCTTAAAAATAGCGACATACAACAAAACCGTCAAAGGGATGAGCGCAAAATAAAACCACCGGTTGAAAACGCCGATCCATTTGTCTTCAGGGTTATGCCGCAGGGGATAGATGAGTAAAAAAGAAAAAATTCCGGCTATGGAAAAGCACAATACGAGGATGGCCACCCAGCCTACCGGCCATTCGGCCAGGATGAATATCTTGGCCATATAAGCATATAAAATGACCAGGTAAATAAAAACCAGCGGCAGTAAAACATATTGAGTAAATATTTTCAAGCCTTTGGGATAACTTTCTTCCTTACTCAAAGCTTCGTAATCTTTCGGCACGCCCGAAAGAAAAAATATCGTATTAAACATCCCCGCAATAAAGAAAAACAATCTCAGGTAAGTTTCCTCACTGATATCTGCATTAAATAACTGATCCACCGCGAGGATAGCAATGGAAAGCCCTCCGAAAAGTACGCTTGAATAAATGAACGCAATCAATATCTGTAAAAAAAGCTGTTTATTGTAAGCCCAGAATCCTTCGCGTCGACCGCCCAGCCAGGGCGCAAAAGCAACCATCAAATGAGTGGCCAGAAACAGCAAAAGAAAAACCACCGGGTACTTATATCCCTCCAAGTGATCAAACCGAAAATAAAAAACAGCCACCAGCGCCAGCGCCAGCAGTTTAAGACCCCACAAGACGGCCCCAGGAAGACCTTTGGCTTCAGCAAAAGTTTTAACGGCGATTAGCGCCGGTAGTGCGATAAGGCAGGCCAGCATTCCGCGGATCATATCCTCCTGCACATCCATGCCATCCACATCGATGGTAATAATGACTAACGCCGTTCCTAAAGCAGCAACCAGTATGGATAAAGGAAACCGCAAAAAAGTTTTTGAAAACCGGTCAATTATGGTATTGACGGAAGCAATTTTGAAAGCCATGTGTCATTGTTTTCAGAGGAAAACCATGGGCGACCTGAACCGATTAGTCATTATTTTTTCACCAATAC carries:
- a CDS encoding MBL fold metallo-hydrolase, with the protein product MKVTFLGTGTSVGTPMIGCNCEVCTSSDPRDFRLRNSALVNIDGKNILIDCGPDFRQQMLREKVTSLDAILITHLHNDHTIGLDDIRPFNFMSRQDMPVYTDEFTANNLILRFEYVFGPSPYPGAPSANLILIDKDTPFEAAGIPIIPLEVIHGKLPVLGFRFGNFAYVTDAKTIAEEEMKKLEGVGYLALNALQQTQHHAHLTLEEALEVIAKIKPRKAYITHISHRMGKQSAVEPTLPEGVYFAYDGLQVECG
- a CDS encoding DUF4153 domain-containing protein — protein: MAFKIASVNTIIDRFSKTFLRFPLSILVAALGTALVIITIDVDGMDVQEDMIRGMLACLIALPALIAVKTFAEAKGLPGAVLWGLKLLALALVAVFYFRFDHLEGYKYPVVFLLLFLATHLMVAFAPWLGGRREGFWAYNKQLFLQILIAFIYSSVLFGGLSIAILAVDQLFNADISEETYLRLFFFIAGMFNTIFFLSGVPKDYEALSKEESYPKGLKIFTQYVLLPLVFIYLVILYAYMAKIFILAEWPVGWVAILVLCFSIAGIFSFLLIYPLRHNPEDKWIGVFNRWFYFALIPLTVLLYVAIFKRLQQYGITEERYFVLLLAIWLTGIIAYFLLSKKDDIRVIPVSLFLLTMLAVFTAFPVARISQLNRMELVLEKYGLLQNGKITLGTQRPTLEMEKELSSFLDFLDDREDMDRLQPYLSFDLKTLRKDSADNNAYSRERLGAGVMSELGMTYRYQWNMEPTAEDSLERFSYYGNYLQVFDIEGYNLMRKQYFSVESSDENDEPSLLFKKKEGFSVNQNGKSIAVDLEGFAKNLAKNRPLDPYKEAEEIRLDLENEELVVRLYFEDIRFDINANGGVENLGGTVWLLVKEK